From a single Gimesia fumaroli genomic region:
- a CDS encoding PF20097 family protein, with the protein MNAIPQCPDCACAMEKGFQPDNAYYRAVQSLWHPGEVEPETFFGLKVNQQNLKLDKSKIRPVIAYRCPQCGLLRSYAE; encoded by the coding sequence ATGAACGCGATTCCTCAATGTCCTGATTGTGCGTGTGCGATGGAAAAAGGATTTCAGCCGGACAATGCGTACTATCGTGCGGTCCAGTCTTTGTGGCATCCCGGCGAAGTGGAGCCGGAAACGTTCTTTGGGCTGAAGGTCAATCAGCAGAATCTCAAGTTGGACAAGTCGAAAATTCGGCCGGTCATTGCTTATCGCTGTCCCCAGTGTGGCCTGTTGCGGTCTTACGCGGAGTGA